From Thermoflexus sp.:
GTAGGCCTTGAGATAGCGGGAGAGCTCGGCCACGCAGCGATGGTGATGACGGACCAGGCCGATGATCCACTCGATTTCCATTCGCACCGCCTCGGGGTCCCCCAGGCGCAGGGCGGCTTCGATCACCTTCCCCAGCTCCAGAAGCCCGATTTCCAGCTCTGCCTCCTGCACCTCGGCGCGGAGTTGCATCCGTAGAGAAGCCTCCAGGGCGGGACGGACGGCGCGATATCGAGCCAGGGCTTCCCGGTAGACTTCAGGCAAGGGGGTGAACTCCGGCGATCGATCTCCGCGGAGGATTGCCTCCACGCGGTCCGGGAGCTCTTCCCCCAACTCCCCGATATAGACGCCGGGGATGTAGGCTCCCAGAGAGGGCCGCTGCTGAAAAACCCGCCCGCCATAGGCCACCGGAACGTCCATCTCCCGCAGGAGATCCGCCATGTCGGCCAGGCTGGCCGCGGTTGTGAGCATCTGGGCCGTCAGGATCACCAGCCGGGGGCGGATGGCCTTGATGGCTTCTTGCATGCGGAGCAGCGGCACATCGGCCCCCAGGTCCACCACGGGCCATCCTCGCCGGCGCAGGAGAAAGGAAACCCAGAGCCCGGGGAGGATGTGCCTCTCCCCGGGAGGACAGGCGATCAAGAGGCGCTCCGATCGGAGCGGCGGTGGAGCGGCGGCGATCAGGGCATGGAGCCGGCGGGTGGCCAGGGCCGATGCGAAGTGCTCCTGCTGGACGGTGGCCAGGCCCTGATACCATCGGTCTCCGATTTCCTCCAAAGCGGGTTGCAGCAGGCGCAGGACGACCACTTCCGGGGGATACAGGGCGAAGGCCTGGACAAGCACGCTTTCAGCCTCCTCCTCGGCGAAGCGCATGCAGGCGTCGATCCAGGCCTTCCGCAGGCTCTGCAAGGAAGGCGCCCCCTCTGGAGAAGCCAGCGTCTCCCCGGTCTCCCGCAGCGGATCTCGCCCCTGGGCCTCCAGAGTCCGCCAGAGGGCGACCGCCCGTCCGATCGACATTCCCTCCGCCTGTCGAGCCATCAGCCAGCGGATGATCTCGATATCCCGGCGGGAATACAGCCGGTGTCCGCCCGGCGTGCGGGCCGGACGGGGAAGCCCATACCGGCGCTCCCAGGCTCGCAGGGTGTGCGGCAGGATCCCGGTTTCTCGGACCACTGCTTTCAGGTTGTAGGTGGGGGCTTCGAGATCGGTCTTCTCCCTCATCCCTCTCCCCTGGGTTTTTCCACCGGAGGTGGGGATCCCGGATAGGCCGCCTCTCACGCCGGGAGGTCAGAACCCCGGGTCCAGGCCGGCCGCCATAGGAGGATCCGCCGGGGAGGGGTGGTCGCTGGGAACTCCTGCCGGATCCGCTCGGCGACCAGCTTGGCGGAGAGCAGGACCATGGGAAGGCCGGTGCCTGGATGGGTGCTCGCTCCCACAAAGTATACGTTGGGGTAGCGGGGATGACGGTTGGACGGACGGAGATATCCGACCTGGGAGAACTGATGGCCCAGGCCGAAAGCAGCCCCTCGCTCCAGATTGTATAACTGTCCCCACTCCCGGGGAGTGCGGATGATCTCCACGCGAATCCAGCGCAGGAAATCCCTCAGGCCCAGGGTTTGGGCTAAGCGGGCGGCGATGGCCTCGCGGGCGCGTGTGATCCACTCGATCCTGTCCTCCATGGGATCCTCCTGCAGATGGCCCACGGGCACCAGGGCCATGACCGCGTCGCATCCCGCCGGGGCGGCCGCTGGATCCAGCCGGGAGGGAACGTGCAGGTAAAAGCTGGGGGGATCGGGAAGCTCATGGTCCCGGAAGATCCGTTCGAAGCTGGCGCGGTAGTCCCCTGTTAGGAAAACGTGGTGAGGATAGAGGGAAGGGATCTGACGATCCAACCCCCAATAGAAGGTGAGCACCCCGCAGCTGTAGCGCATCCGCTGGAGGCGTTGCACCTCGGGTCCGGGCGGCAGCAGCTGTCGATACGCGTAGGGGAGATCCGCGTTGATGACGACCAGATCCGCAGGGATCCGATGGCCGTCCTCCAGAACGACCCCGGTCGCTCGGTGGCCATCGATCTCGATCCGCTTCACGGGGGCCTGATAGATGAAGCGAACCCCCCGATCTTCCGCCAGGGCGGCCAGCGCTTCCACGATCCGATACATGCCGCCCCGCGGGAACCAGATTCCTTCTGTCAGCTCGGAGGCAGCCAGCAGCGCGTAGGTGGCCGGCGCTTCATAGGGGCTGAGGCCCAGATACATATCCTGAAAGGTCATCGCTGCCCGCAGGCGGGCGTCCCGGACATAGCGGCGAGTGTCCGCATAGTGCCGGCGCAGGGCGCGCATCTGAAACAGAAGCGGGATCTGCTGCGGCCCGAAATATTCAAAAGGAGAGCGGAAATTCCGACCGACGAACCGTTCCAGCGCCAGGCGGTAGAAGCGATGCCCATCCTGGAGGTATCGCAGGAAGCCTTCAAAAGCCCCTGGCTCCAGCGCTTCGATCTGCTCACGGATCTGGACCAGGTCGGAGGTCATCACCAGCTGGGATCCGTCCCAGAAAGAAATTGCGTATGTAGGATCCACACGGATCAGCTCCAGGTGATCCTCGATGCGCCCGCCCAGATCGGCAAACGTCTGGGCGAACACGTGGGGCATCAGCATCAAGGTGGGCCCCGTGTCCCAGCGATAGCCGCCTTGAATCAGGCGGCCACAGCGCCCCCCGGGTTCCGCGTTTTTCTCGAGGACGGTCACCTGCCATCCTTGCTGGGCCAGTCGGGCAGCAGCCGCCAGGCCGCCCAGCCCCGCTCCAACGATCACCGCATGCGAAGCCATTCGCTCCTCCGTGGAAGGAATGGAGCCTCAGGAACCCTCGGCGAACGGGCGCGAGGGCGGACGATCCATCGGATCCGCCCCCGCTGCCCCTTCACCCGCTCCTGCACCCCTTTCACCTTACCAGAGTTTCCATATTTTGTCAAGAATATTCTTGACAAAATATGGACAACTCGATAAAATAGAGGCATCCAGAGGGAGGAGGGGGGATGGCGGTGCGGGAGTGGAGCTGGGAGGAGGGGCTGGTTCGGCGGGCGTGGGAGGGATGGAACAGTCCAGCCAGCGAAGGGAGGGCTGTGCCCGATGGGGTGCTGGATCGAGCCTATCGGGTTTGCGAGGCCGTCCTGCGGGCGCACAGCCGCTCGTTCTATCTGTCCTCTGCCCTTTTGCCGGCGGAGACCCGACGGGCGATTCGGGTGCTGTATGCCTTCTGCCGGGTAACCGACGATCTGGTCGATCAGGGAGATGGGGATCGGGAAGGGCGTCTATCGCGCTGGCGGGAGCTGGTCCTGGCTTCCGATCCGCCCGCGGAGGAGCCGGTGGCCCTGGCCTGGGCGCATGTGCGGGCGCGCTATCGTATCCCGCAGGGCCTGGTGGAGCAATTTCTGGATGGCGTTTCCCGGGATCTACGCCCGGTTCGTTTGGAGACCTTTCAGGAGCTGGCGGATTACTGTTATGGAGTGGCTTCCACGGTGGGCCTGATGAGCATGCGGATTATCGGTGGCTCGTCTCCGGAGGCGATTCCCTTTGCGGTACGCCTGGGGGTTGCTCTGCAGCTCACCAACATCCTGCGGGACGTGGGGGAAGATCTGGAGATGGGGAGGGTGTATCTTCCGTTACAGGAGCTGCGCGCCTTTGGTCTGAGCGAGGAGGATCTCCGAGCCCGTCGGGTGGATGAGCGTTGGAGGTCCTTCATGCGGTTTCAGATCGCCCGGGCTCGTCAGCTATATGCGGAGGCCTGGCCGGGCATTGCCCTTCTTCCATCCAGGGCCCGATTGGCCATTGCCGCGGCGGCCGATCTCTACCGGGGCATCCTGGAGGTTATCGAGCGAAACGATTTCGATGTGTTCCGCCGGCGGGCGGCGCTGCGCGGATGGGAGCGGATATGGCGTCTGATTCGGCTGCGCTGGGCGCTACGCCGCGCGACATGACATAGAAAGCTCGACGAAGAACCCCGGCTCTCCCTGGGGGCACCTCGAGGCATCCCCTTCTGTAAAAAGCTCCCCGAACGAAGGATAGGCATGGCCGTTTTCCCCCACGGGCTACTGGCCGCCCCAGGAGGCAAAACGAGGGCGTTGCAGCTCCGTATCTCGAAACCCATGGCTGGGAAGGGGAAAGCCTTCCAGGAAAGGGAGGGCGGCGCTACAATAGAGGGCAAGTGCCGGGGGCGGGAGTCGAACCCGCACGGCCTTGCGGCCACCTGATTTTGAGTCAGGCGCGTCTTCCTGTTCCGCCACCCCGGCGCGTTCTCCGCATGCTTCATTCTAAAAGGGGCCCCGGATGAGTGTCAAGACCGCGGAACGCGGGATCCCATCCTCCATCCGATGGCTCACGCTCGGGCTCTGGATCTATACGCTGAGGGCGATCCTGTCGCCTATCACGATGAAGGCCGGCCTCCATCGGCCGGCATCCATCCTTTACACCCTTGTCTGGACGTTTTTCCCGCGCCTGTGGCTTCTGGAGTGGGCCGCATGGGAGGAGCGGTCCCGGCCGCTGGGATAGCCGCGGCTCTCGAGAGGGCCGGAGCGCGGCAGACAGCCCCTGCCCCCAGACGTTCCCGCGAGAATCCGCCAAAATATAACCGGGCAAAGCGCTGCCCGATGGAAATCCCACCGGAGGAGGCAGATCTGTGAATGAGCAGGAGCCGTCGCCGGTTTTCCCGGAATACGAAGCGGTTCCTCCCGGCCATCGTTCCGGTTTCGTGGCCATCATCGGCAAGCCCAATGTGGGGAAGTCCACGCTGTTGAACGCCTACCTGGGCACTAAGATCTCCATTGTCTCGCCGAAGCCGCAGACCACCCGGCATCGGATCCTGGGCGTGCTGACCCGGCCGGACGCCCAGGTGATCTTCATGGACACGCCGGGCATCCACCAGCCGTTCCACAAGCTGGGAGAATACATGGTGGAAGTGGCCCGACGCACGATACCGGACGCCGATGTGATCGTTTTCATGGTCGATGTCTCCCAGTGGCCGGATGATGAGGATCGCATGATCGCCGATCTGTTGAAGGAGCAGGCAGCGGACAAGCCGGTGATCCTGGCGTTGAACAAGATCGACCTCTTGCGGTCCGACCGGGAGAGTCGTCTGGCGGCCTACCGGGCGCTGGCCCCCACGCCGCCGGACGCGGAACCTCCTTTCCCCTGGGAGGAGGTGCAGATCTCGGCCGTTCGAGGCGATCACCTGGATCTCCTGCTGGAGCGCATCATTGCGCATCTCCCAGAGGGGCCTCGATACTACGATCCCGAGATGCTCACGGACCAGCCGCTCCAGAGGATCGTGGCGGAGCTCATCCGGGAGAAAGCCCTGCTCCTGCTGCGGGAGGAGGTTCCCCACGGGATCGCCGTGGAGATCACCGATTGGGTGGATCGGAATCCGAACCTGACGTATATCGCGGCCACGATCTATGTGGAGAAGGAAACCCACAAGCCGATTGTGATCGGCGAGAACGGCCAGATGCTGAAGCGCATCGGGGCCGCCGCCCGCCAGGAGATCGAGGCGCTGCTGGGGCATCCCGTGTATCTGGAGCTCTGGGTGAAGGTCCGAAAGAACTGGCGTCGGGATCCGGAACAGCTGCGCCGCCTGGGCTACGCCCTGCCGCGCGAGCGGAAGGGGCGGCGGTGAATGGAATGGGACGTAAGGGTCTATTTCCTCGTTTGGGCTCAACCGCGCGTTCTGTCATGAAAGCGCCCGCCGGGCTGCTGGTGCTGGATAAGCCGAAGGGGTGGACCTCGCACGACGCAGTGGAGCGGGTCCGGAAGGTCACCCGGATCCAGCGGATCGGCCACGCCGGGACGCTGGATCCCCTGGCGACGGGGGTGCTGGTGCTGCTGGTCGGCCCGGCGACCCGGCTGGCCGAGTTCCTGCTGGGCCATGATAAACGCTACCGGGCTACCATCCGCCTGGGGATCCGCACGGATACCGATGACGCCGAGGGGCGGATCCTGAGCGAGCGGCCTGTGGAGGTCTCCCGGGAATCTTTCGAGGAAACGCTGCGTTCCTTTGTGGGGGAAATCACCCAGATCCCGCCGGCTTTCTCGGCGATTCGGCAGGGCGGAGAGCGCCTGTATGAGAAGGCCCGGCGTGGCGAGACGGTAACGCCATCGCCCCGGCGGGTGCGGATCGATGCGCTGCATCTGGTGGAATGGAATCCGCCATGGGCGACGATCGAGGTCGCCTGTTCCGCGGGGACCTACATCCGGGCCCTGGCTCGGGATATCGGGGAACAGCTGGGATGCGGCGCTCATCTCGCGGAGCTGCGCCGGCTGGCCAGCGGCCCTTTCACCCTGGCGGATGCGGTCCCATGGGAGACCCTGGAGGCCGCCGCCCGGTCCGGGGAATGGCTCCGCTATCTTCGACCGATGGCGGACGCCCTGCCGGATTGGCCGCCGATCACGCCGGCGCCGGAGATCCTGAACCGGCTCCGGCACGGGCAGCCTATCCCGGTCGAGGCGCTGCCCGATCCTGGCTCCCGGCTTCGGGTGCACGGGCCCGATGGGGGGGTGCTGGCGCTGCTGGAGCGCCAGGGAGAGCGCTGGCAGCCGGTGCGGGTGTTTCCAGAAGACCCGTGAAGGCAACCCGCCGGTAAAACCGGGCCATGGAGCTCATCTTTTTGCAGATTCAGGGGGCATCTGGATGAAGTTCGCTCAGCGTTTCGAGGAGGTCGAGCCCTTTCCGTCGGTGGTGACCGTGGGGGCCTTTGACGGGGTGCACCTGGGCCACCAGGCCCTGATCGGACAGGTGGTGGCCATGGCCCGGGCTCATGGCTGGCGCTCGGTGGTGGTGACCTTCTTTCCCCACCCCGTGGTCGTTCTGCGAGGGGAACCCCCCTTTTATCTGACCTCGCCGGAGGAGAAGCGGGCGCGCATCGCCCGCCTGGGGGTGGATGTGCTGATCCAGCTTCCCTTCACGCTGGAGACCGCCCGCACCCGGGCGGCGGATTTCGTGGAACGCCTCGTCCAGATCGGCATGCGGGCGCTGTGGGCGGGGCCGGATTTCGCGCTGGGATACCGCCGGGAGGGCACCCTGCCCGTGCTGGAGGAGCTGGGACGCCGTTATGGCTATACCCTGCATGTCGCGATGGAATTCCAGCTGGGCGGGCGCCCAGTGCGGAGCAGCCGCATCCGGGAGGCGCTGCGGCGAGGGGATGTGCGCGCCGCGGCCGAATGCCTGGGGCGGCCCTTCTCGGTGAGCGGCGTGGTGATCGCCGGCGCGGGCCGCGGGCAGCGCCTGGGGTTCCCGACGGCCAACCTCGCCATCTGGTCGGAACACGCGCTCCCCGCGAATGGAGTTTACGCCTGCTGGGCGGAGCGGCCGGATGGCAGCCCCCATATGGCCGTCGTGAACATCGGGGTGCGGCCGACCTTCGATCAGAGCAGCGAGCGGGTGGTGGAAGCGCACCTGCTGGACTGGACCGGCGACCTGTATGGACAGACGCTGACGCTGCATTTCGTCGAAAGGCTCCGGGAGGAGCGCCGGTTCCCCTCCATCGCCGAGCTGGTCGCCCAGATCCACCGCGATATCGCCCGGGCCCGCGAGATCCTGGGCGCCGCCCCGGTTCCGGTTTAGGAGGCAACGCGGCGAGGGGCCCCTTGCCCCGGCCTCTGAAGGCCCGCAGGCCGCCTTGGGGATCCCGCTTTGTCTGCGGCGGAATATGACCGGGCTGCGAACGGCGATCCCAGCGAAAACCGCTCACGCCGGGAGGTCAGGATGAACACGCTGAACCGTGTGATCGTGGTGCTGATGCTCCTGATGGCCATTCCCCTGTGCAGCGTGGTGTTGATCACTCCGGTGGAGCTCGCCCAGCTCGTCCAATCCGCTACGCGCACGGTGATCGAAACCCTCAGCCAGATCCGCCCGGAGATCCGCTACGGTGTGGGGATCCTTCTGGCCCTGGCGCTGGACGCCCTGCTGATCCTGTGGTTGCTTTTCGAAGTGCGGCCCCCGCGCCGGATCGTCCGGGTGCCCGCGGTGAGCGGCGCCATCGTGGCGGTGGCCGTGGATTCCATCCGGGAGCGCCTGAAGTATCACCTGGACCAGCTAACGGATGTGATCGAGGTATATCCCCGGGTGATCCCGCATCGGGAGGGGCTACGGGTGGAACTGGACGTGCTGACCACGCCGGAGGTGGAGATCCCCAGCAAAGCCCAGGAGATCCTGCAGATGGCCCGGATGGTGGTGGAAGACAAGATGGGCCTTCGCCTCCAAGGCCAGCCGGTGGTCCGCATCCGCCACGCGCCCTATCCGAAGGGGGGGCCTCGCCCCTCTTCACCGGGGGCGCATTAGACCAGGCGTCCGGCCCTCGGGCGGGGTAAGGCGGGATAAGAAGGAATCCCCGGCGGATGATCCTCTGGGTGGGGCCCGTCGAACCGGAGGGGCAGGGCGGAGGCTCGCCCGCGTCACCGACGGCGGTGGGCCTCGCGGACGTTGGGGATTTGTTCGATCCGCGTCAGGGCCCGGTGGAGCTGGGCCGCGGAGCGGACCTCCAGGGTGGCCTGGAAGACCGCGAAGCCGTTGCGGGTATCCACGCTGATGCGGGCGATGTTGATCTGTTCATCCTTCAGGACCCCGCTGATCTCATGGAGCAAGCCCACGCGGTCGATGGCGATGATTTCCACCTCCACCGGGTAGCCTTTCTCTCCGGCCGGGAACTGGACCTCGATCAGGCGCTCCGGCGTGCGCACGTTCAGGATGTTGGGGCAGCTCCGGCGGTGGATGGTAATCCCCCGATTGCGGGTGATGTAGCCGATCACCTCGTCTCCGGGCACCGGGTTGCAGCAACGGGCCAGCTGCATCAGGAGGCCCTGGGGGTTGTTCTCCACCAGCACCGGCCGTGAGGCGTCGTAGCGTTCGGGGGAGGCGGGGAGCTCGGGGGCGGCCTTCTGTTCCTCCCGGCGCCGCTCTTCCTCCATCCGGATCAGGCGGGGCGCCAGCTGCTCCGGGGAGACATCGCCCCAGCCGATGGCCGCCAGCAGGTCTTCGGGCTCCTTGTAGCCGAACTCCGTGTAAAGCCGGCGCGTCGCCTCATCCACCGAGAAGGGGACGCCCAGGCGCCGGATCTCCTGGGCCAGGATCTCCCGGCCGTGCACGATGTTCTCCGCCCGGCCCTGCTGTTTGAACCACTGGCGGATCTTCTGGCGGGCGCGGGAGGTCTTCACATATCCCTTGGCCGGATCCAGCCAGTCCCGGCTGGGGCCGCCCTGCTTGGCGGGGATGATCTCCACCTGATCGCCCATCTGGAGGACGTAGTTGAGGGGGACCCATTTCCCGTTCACCCGGGCGCCGCGGCAACGATGCCCCAGCTCGGTGTGGATATGGTAGGCGAAGTCGATGGGCGTGCTCCCCCGGGGAAGGTCGATGACGTCCCCTTTCGGGGTGAACACGTAAATTCGATCCTCGAAGACATCCGTCTTGAGGGACTCCACGAATTCCTTCGCGGAGGTCACCTCATTGCGCCACTCCATCAGGGAGCGCAGCCAGGCCACCTTCTTCTCATAGGCCAGGTCGCGCTTCGAGACCTGTTCTTTGTAGATCCAGTGGGCGGCGATGCCGTATTCCGCCTCCCAGTGCATTTCCCAGGTGCGGATCTGCACCTCCAGCGTCTTGCCATCCTCCAGCATCACCGCCGTGTGCAGGCTGCGATAGGAGTTGTCTTTGGGGTTCGCGATGTAGTCGTCGAACTCTTTGGGGATCGGGCGCCACATGGAGTGGATGATGCCCAGGACCTGATAGCACTCGGGGATGGTGTTCACGATGATGCGCACGGCCCGCACATCATAGACCTGGTCGAAGGAGACGCCCTTGCGGACCATCTTGCGGTAGATGCTGTAGATGTGCTTGGCCCGCCCGGTGACCTCGGCGTGAATGCCCTCCTCCGCGAGGCGGGCCTTGATGCGCTCCACGATCTGCTGGATGTGGCGCTCGCGCTCCGCCCGGCGCTCGTCGATGGCCCGGGCGATCTCCCGGTATTTCTCCGGCTCCAGATAGCGGAAGGCCAGATCCTCCAGCTCCCACTTCAGCTGCCAGATCCCCAGGCGATTGGCCAGGGGGGCGTAGATCTCCAGGGTCTCCCGGGCGATGCGCTTCTGCTTCTCGGGGGGAAGCGCGCCCAGGGTGCGCATGTTGTGCAGGCGGTCGGCCAGCTTGATCAGCACGACGCGGGGATCCTCCACCATAGCGAAGAAGATCTTGCGGATGTTCTCCGCGCTCTGCTCGTCCCGCCCTGTGCGCCGGGCCTCCCCGTCCTCCGGCTGGGCCCGCAGCCGGTCGATGTATTTCAGCTTGGTGACCCCATCCACCAGGCGGGCGATCTCCTCCCCGAACTCGCGCCGGATGTCCTCCAGCGTGATCCCGGTATCTTCCACCACGTCATGAAGCAGGCCGGCGGCGATCACCGGGGGATCCATGCGGAGCTCGGCCAGGATGCCGGCCACGGCCAGGCAATGGTAGAGATAGGGCTCTCCCGAGGCGCGGGTCTGCGCCCGGTGGGCCCGCTCCGCCAGCGCGTAGGCGCGCTCGATCAGCGCGCGGTCCGAGGGGCTCAGGGGATCGCGGATCTGTTCCAGCAGAAACTCCAGGGTGGTCGGGCTCTGCACCCCCACCATGCCCTCACCGCCTTTCCATCCCTTTCCTTAATTTTATCACTCCTGAAATTTTATCACTCCTGAGGCGGCGGGAAGGAGCTACGCGCGGAGGTCCTGCGGCCATCCGGCCCGGGCGGCGGCCTCCGTCAGGGCCCGACGGAGCAGCACAGCGACCATCTCCCGTCGGTATTCGGAAGAGCCCCGGAAGTCTCCCGGTGGGCTCACCCGGTTGCGGGCCTCCTCCGCGGCCATGGCGAAACGCTCCGGATCCGGCGGATGCCCTTCCAGCATCCGCTCGGCCTCGATGAGCCGCACCGGCCGCGGCGCGACTCCGCCGGCCGCGATCCGCACACCGTAGCAGGCCCCGTCCACCCCTCGGAACAGCCGGACCGCCACGCCGACGATGGGGGCATCGGCGGGCGTGCGGGCGACCTTGTGGAAGGCCGCGCCCATAGGAGCCGCGGAGAGCGGGAGGCGGACCTCCGTGAGGAGCATCCCCTGGCGTTGCAGGGCTTCCCGATAGTCATAGAACGCCTCCATGTGGATCGTCCGCGGCCTCTCAGGCTCCGTGAACACCATGAGCTCGGCGTCCAGGGCCAGCAGGACCGTCGCCAGGGGCTGTTCAGAGGAGGCGCCGACCACCGCCCCGCCCACCGTGCGCTGGTTCCGGAGGGGAAGGGGCGCGGTCTCCCGGGCGGCGACGGCGAGGATGCCCCCTCCATAGGCGGCGCTCTCCGGGGTCTCCACCAGCGCCTGCAGCGGCGTGGTCGCCCCGATCCGAAGGGTGTTCCCTTCCAGCCGGATGAAATTCAACCCCAGGTCCTGGAGGTCCACCACGGCCTCCACCTCGCGCGCCCCTTCGGCCAGGAGCTGGGTTCCCCCGCCGATGGGCACGGTTCGAATATCCGGACGCCGGAGAAGGGCGAGGGCCTCGGCGAACGTTTTCGGTCGGTGATACGCTCGCAGGTTCAGTGGCATGGTCGGGAGCCTCCTTCGGGATGCGTGGGAAGGGATGGCTTTCAGCGCTCCTCCTCCGGATATACCCGCCAGAACGGTCGTTCCGCATCGAAGGTGGACCGGATCTCGGGGGGGACGTTCACCAGGATGGCTTCCGCCTCCGCGCAGAGCGTTCCATCCGGCCGGCGGAGCTCCGCGCGCGCCCGGGCCAGGCGCGTTCCGGCCCGAAGGGGACGGGCGACCAGAAGGAGCGTTTGCCCGATGGGGACCGGATGATGATACCGGACGGTCAGCTGGGCGGTGACCATGAAGCGCTCCGGGGCTTCGATCATCACCGCGCGTCCGGCCGCCTCGTCCAGCAAGGCCGCGACCACTCCGCCATGAGCCACCCCCGGATATCCCTGATAGACCTCCGGGATCACCACCTCGGCCCGGACCGTGGTCTTCCCATCCTCATAGAAGCGGACCTTCAGGCCGGCCGGGTTCTGCACGCCGCAGATGAAGCACATGCGGGAGTTCGGCTGGAGTGTCCCCTCCATTTTCACGCCTCATGCCTGGGCGAAGATATCGATCATCAACCGGACATCCCCCAGGGGGTAGAGGACGGGGCAGGTGCATCCGGCGGCGCGGTATTCATCCACCTTGCGGCGGACCTCCTCGGGCGATCCGCTGGCGGTGATGAGCTGCACGATGTCGTCGGGCACAAGCTCCATGGCCCGCTCGATCTGCTCGGGGGTCGCCGGCCAGGTGAGGACCCGCCCGATTTCGTCCAGGAGCTCCTGGGGCACGCCGCTGGCCTTCATGATATGCGGCTGCTGGCCCAGATACTGGGTCACCAGCTTGCGGGCGCTATCCAGGGCCTTCTTGCGGTCGTGGTCGACGGAGCACACCACCAGTTGCGGGCGGTCAATGTCCTCGACGCGGCGGCCGGCCCGCCGCGCGCCGATCTCCAGGTGGTGGAGGGCCATCTCGTTATACTTCGGCGAGACCAGGTAGTTCAGCAGCACGCCATCGGCGATCTCGCCGGCCAGCTCCATCATCTGCATGCCGGTGGCCCCGATGTAGATGGGGACGTTGCGGGGCTCCCGGCGCCCATACACCACGTCCAGCTCCACATCGGTGAGATGCACGAACTGGCCGTGGAAGGTCACACGTTTCATGGCCAGGAGGTCGCGCACCACGGTGACCACCTCGCGCATGGCCTGGAGGGGTTTCTCCCGTTTGATGCCCACCTTGGAGGCCAGGGGATCCCACCAGGCGCCGATGCCGAGGATGATGCGGTTGGGGGCGAGGTCGTCCAGGGTGAGGAACGTGGCGGCGATCAGAGCCGGGTTACGGGTCCAGTTGTTGATCACGCCGGAGGCCACTTTGATCCGTTCGGTCACGGCGGCGTAAGCGGCCATGGGGACGATGGCGTCGCGGACCAGCCGGGATTCCGCCTGCCAGACAGCCTCGAAGCCGCGCTGTTCCGCGTATTGCACGTAGCGCATGGCCTCCCGCAGATCGTGGGCGTCCTGGAGGTAAAGGGCGACGCGCTCCGGCATGGGAGCCTCCGTGTGGGATGTTTTCCCCCCATTTTAACCGGAAGGCCGGACGTTTGCCGGGATGGCCGTCGCTTCCTATGCGGGTTTCAGAGTCTGAACGAAGGAAGAGAGAAGAGAGAGGAGATGGCTGGATCGCCTTCATGGTTTACGATGCAGGGCGCGGTCAGCAGCCCGTGGGTTGATTCACCCCCAGCCGGGCGAAGCCATGGGAAGATGGGCACCACTCAGGCGAAGGATTCCCCTGAGCAAGGCATGAGCTCCTTAGCTACAGCCGCACCTGGCCTTCCAGTGGGGCCACCACCACACCTGGAGGCGTAGGGCAACGGCTTGCAGTTGCCCTACAGGGAACGGAGAGGCTCCGCTCAACGATCGACGGTTGTCGTATTAAGGCTGAAGCGTGTCGGGAATCCAGGACCTTATCTCCACTGGCTATGGGCCCCTTTCACTTCACGCGTTTCAGATGGGCAGCGATCTGCAAAAGGGTGGAAACCGGATAGGGCGGATGCGGGCGGGAAGCCGTGATCATGATCGAGAGCCCCTCATGGTTCCAGGACAGCATCTGGGCTGCCCCATTATCTATGAAAACTCCTTCGTATTTCCCTACGACAGTTACTTTCTCCG
This genomic window contains:
- a CDS encoding MerR family transcriptional regulator; translation: MREKTDLEAPTYNLKAVVRETGILPHTLRAWERRYGLPRPARTPGGHRLYSRRDIEIIRWLMARQAEGMSIGRAVALWRTLEAQGRDPLRETGETLASPEGAPSLQSLRKAWIDACMRFAEEEAESVLVQAFALYPPEVVVLRLLQPALEEIGDRWYQGLATVQQEHFASALATRRLHALIAAAPPPLRSERLLIACPPGERHILPGLWVSFLLRRRGWPVVDLGADVPLLRMQEAIKAIRPRLVILTAQMLTTAASLADMADLLREMDVPVAYGGRVFQQRPSLGAYIPGVYIGELGEELPDRVEAILRGDRSPEFTPLPEVYREALARYRAVRPALEASLRMQLRAEVQEAELEIGLLELGKVIEAALRLGDPEAVRMEIEWIIGLVRHHHRCVAELSRYLKAYALGLRRHLAGDPVGMDLVRWLKASIPSTAEDRCS
- a CDS encoding phytoene desaturase family protein; the protein is MASHAVIVGAGLGGLAAAARLAQQGWQVTVLEKNAEPGGRCGRLIQGGYRWDTGPTLMLMPHVFAQTFADLGGRIEDHLELIRVDPTYAISFWDGSQLVMTSDLVQIREQIEALEPGAFEGFLRYLQDGHRFYRLALERFVGRNFRSPFEYFGPQQIPLLFQMRALRRHYADTRRYVRDARLRAAMTFQDMYLGLSPYEAPATYALLAASELTEGIWFPRGGMYRIVEALAALAEDRGVRFIYQAPVKRIEIDGHRATGVVLEDGHRIPADLVVINADLPYAYRQLLPPGPEVQRLQRMRYSCGVLTFYWGLDRQIPSLYPHHVFLTGDYRASFERIFRDHELPDPPSFYLHVPSRLDPAAAPAGCDAVMALVPVGHLQEDPMEDRIEWITRAREAIAARLAQTLGLRDFLRWIRVEIIRTPREWGQLYNLERGAAFGLGHQFSQVGYLRPSNRHPRYPNVYFVGASTHPGTGLPMVLLSAKLVAERIRQEFPATTPPRRILLWRPAWTRGSDLPA
- a CDS encoding phytoene/squalene synthase family protein, which produces MAVREWSWEEGLVRRAWEGWNSPASEGRAVPDGVLDRAYRVCEAVLRAHSRSFYLSSALLPAETRRAIRVLYAFCRVTDDLVDQGDGDREGRLSRWRELVLASDPPAEEPVALAWAHVRARYRIPQGLVEQFLDGVSRDLRPVRLETFQELADYCYGVASTVGLMSMRIIGGSSPEAIPFAVRLGVALQLTNILRDVGEDLEMGRVYLPLQELRAFGLSEEDLRARRVDERWRSFMRFQIARARQLYAEAWPGIALLPSRARLAIAAAADLYRGILEVIERNDFDVFRRRAALRGWERIWRLIRLRWALRRAT
- the era gene encoding GTPase Era — translated: MNEQEPSPVFPEYEAVPPGHRSGFVAIIGKPNVGKSTLLNAYLGTKISIVSPKPQTTRHRILGVLTRPDAQVIFMDTPGIHQPFHKLGEYMVEVARRTIPDADVIVFMVDVSQWPDDEDRMIADLLKEQAADKPVILALNKIDLLRSDRESRLAAYRALAPTPPDAEPPFPWEEVQISAVRGDHLDLLLERIIAHLPEGPRYYDPEMLTDQPLQRIVAELIREKALLLLREEVPHGIAVEITDWVDRNPNLTYIAATIYVEKETHKPIVIGENGQMLKRIGAAARQEIEALLGHPVYLELWVKVRKNWRRDPEQLRRLGYALPRERKGRR
- the truB gene encoding tRNA pseudouridine(55) synthase TruB gives rise to the protein MKAPAGLLVLDKPKGWTSHDAVERVRKVTRIQRIGHAGTLDPLATGVLVLLVGPATRLAEFLLGHDKRYRATIRLGIRTDTDDAEGRILSERPVEVSRESFEETLRSFVGEITQIPPAFSAIRQGGERLYEKARRGETVTPSPRRVRIDALHLVEWNPPWATIEVACSAGTYIRALARDIGEQLGCGAHLAELRRLASGPFTLADAVPWETLEAAARSGEWLRYLRPMADALPDWPPITPAPEILNRLRHGQPIPVEALPDPGSRLRVHGPDGGVLALLERQGERWQPVRVFPEDP